A single Geoalkalibacter sp. DNA region contains:
- the grxC gene encoding glutaredoxin 3, giving the protein MKAVEIYTKSYCPYCKRAKELLRIKGVSFVEYDVTDDPRKEQEMKQRSGRETVPEIFVDGQLVGGCSDLFDLDEKGELDELLGLSAPSRGSVP; this is encoded by the coding sequence ATGAAAGCGGTGGAAATTTATACCAAAAGTTATTGTCCTTACTGCAAACGGGCCAAGGAGCTGCTGCGCATCAAGGGGGTGAGCTTCGTCGAATACGACGTGACCGACGATCCCCGCAAGGAGCAGGAGATGAAACAGCGCTCCGGCCGCGAGACCGTGCCGGAAATTTTCGTCGACGGACAGCTCGTCGGCGGTTGCAGCGATCTCTTCGATCTGGACGAAAAAGGAGAGCTCGACGAACTGCTCGGTCTCAGCGCTCCGTCGCGCGGATCTGTTCCATAA